The following DNA comes from Fusarium fujikuroi IMI 58289 draft genome, chromosome FFUJ_chr03.
CCTGATAATAAGTGTGTGCTGGCTGTGCCTCATCCAGACATTCTAGCTTGCTTCTTTACTCACTCGAAGCTTTGTCCAATTTCCATTCTCACACTCCCACCATCGCCTCTCTTCTCAGTAGCTGAAACACAAtgtcgtcctcttcttcccgCGTGGTagacatacatacacacatGTACCCTCCCTCATATATCAAAATCCTGGAATCGCGTTCTCATATCCCCCTCGTCCGCAAGTTTTCTCAAGCACCTGATCCAAGACTCATCCTTCTGGAGGCTGAGGTCAAAGCATTGGAGGAAGCGACACAAAACCCTGAGGCAAAACCACCTGGGCGACCTCTAACATCGCACTATGCATCGCTTGCGCAAAAGTTGCACTTCATGGATACGCACAGGATTGATATATCTGTCATATCCCTAGCGAACCCGTGGCTAGACTTTCTGAGCCCGTCCGAGTCAGGCGCAATCGCGCAGTCCGTCAATGAAGAATTCTCGCGCATGTGCAGCGATCACCCTGGAAGACTCTTTTTCTTCGGAACACTTCCTTTGACAGCAGCTCTCGAGACTGTCCTCGCTTCTATAGAACATCTTCGGATCCTCAGATACTGTCGCGGGGTCATTCTGGGCACTTCAGGGCTCGGGAAAGGTCTAGACGACCCTGATCTTCTCCCCATCTTCGAGGCTCTCGCAACAACAGGACTGACTGTCTTCCTACATCCTCACTACGGTCTCCCGAATGATGTCTGGGGACCTCGAGCGAGCGCCGAATACGGGCATGTGCTTCCCTTGGCCCTCGGCTTCCCTATGGAGACAACAATCGCTGTCGCTAGGATGTACTTGGCTGGCGTTTTCGACAAAGTCCCAGAACTGCGCATGATCCTCGCCCACAGTGGTGGAACCCTACCTTTCCTTGCTGGCAGGATCGAAAGCTGCATCATGCATGACGGGCAGCTGCTTCGTGAAGGCAAGCTTAACAAGGGCCGCCGAACAGTGTGGGAGGTATTGAGGGAGCAGATTTATCTCGATGCTGTTATTTACTCAGAAGTTGGGCTCAAGGCGGCTGTCCAAGCTAGCGGTGCTGATAGGCTTATGTTTGGCACAGATCACCCCTTCTTTCCACCACTTTCGACTGATGAACAGGGTGAATGGGAGAGCGTGAGCCTGAATGCGGAGGCCATTGCTCTTGCAGTGGGACAAGACACGGGGGACTTCAAAAACGTCATGGGGATGAACGCTGTCAAAGTATTGCGGCTCGACGCTGAATCATGATTCTAAGGGATATATTAGCGTGAGATAGAACACTGCGTATAGACATAGTTACCAACCCGATTCCGTATCCTTTCTCTAAAAGACCTTTACGAAACAGATGCATGCTCCGCAAATCGAACTTCAGCCTGGTGTATCCTCGTTTTTGCATCAAGTAGACCTTGCTCCGCTTGTTGGTACTCTTCAGGGGTCCCTTCTTTCTGCCGTGAATTCCTGACTGCCTGAACCGCGCGGAGTTTGTCGCAAACAAGCTCCCAGTAAAACTTTTGTTCAGTACCGAAGTCAACCGGGAAGTCCCCTGGTACGTCCATGACACCATTGATTGGCCCAGGTGCTGGCTTGCCGTCTGCAGCCTCCGCGGCCCTTCGTGACTTGCGCAGAAACTTCTCTCTCGCCTCGtcctgtttcttcttctctttcttctccttcagtcGTCGGCGTGCTTCCGCAAGGTCTTCGACTTCTTGCGCTGCAGCGGCTTGGcgcctttcctcttcctcgcgCATGCGCCTCTGTTCAACCAATCGTAACCTCTCCTTCTCGATCTCTTGTTTCTCCCGCTGCTCCTTTTCTGCTCTCTGTACCTTCCAAGCATTCTCTCGCGCCTCGAGGTCATCAACAAAAGCCTTACGCTGCTTGTCCATAGTCTCGCGCTCTTGTTTTCGTAGCAGGACAGCCTTGATGGCGCCGTCGTAAGCGCCGCGCGCCCCTGGCTCGGATAGGATGTCGCGGGCGCGTTCGAAAAGCTGCCATTTTTCCGCATCGAAATTGTCGCCTGCTTTGTCGGGATGGTATTTCAGAGATCGCTTGCGCCACGCGCGATGGATGTCTTCCTTGGGCGTCAGGGCATCGATGCCAAGGAGTTCATAAAGATCTACATCTTTGGAGGCATATTCTTGAGCGAATTGCAGCAAATCGGCGGCTTTTGTGTCAGACATATCGGAGTCTGCTGGATTATATGTGGCTCGTAAATAACTGTTCGAGTGTGGAGAAAAGCAGAAGCTTTGGACAATACCTAGGCAGGCTTGGTTGAAGAATCACGAAAGCACGTGACCTCGGAGCCATTAAGCCTTTGAGATGGAACTGTACTCCGTAATGATATTTgataaaaggctattaaggTGGTTGAAAATCTCATGTCTCAAACAAAGTACTTGTTATGATGGATTTCCCAAATGCGAGGCGTTGACGCCTCGTATGGCCCGAAATATGTACCCACCATAAACGCAAGAAGACTTAATACGGTCTTAGAACAAGGTGAGAAGATACTGTCTTCAGAGAGCATGTTAAACTCATTGTCGGATATCATAAAGTAACGTAACATTATCTAAGTCTTTTCACCCTTGGGACTGGAGTCAGAAGAGTTCTGCCACCTCCTAACCACCAAGCCAGAGCCTTCAACTATTTACCGTGTCCGCAAAATGATACACATTCGGTGATCCTGCTGACAAGCTGAGTAAGTATCGCTCATAGGGTCCTAAAGGCTCTTCAACCATTATCCGTTGTCTTGCCTCTTTGGGGCCATCATTCTCATTGCCAACGTATTCCCAAACCCATCGCCCCTTCGACCAATCGTTAGGATGGCCCATATGATCTTTTCCACCGTTCGGACACCAATCAGGCTGGAATGGAACTGGATCGGTATATTTCTCCCGCGTTCGTTTGAGTTTCCAGTTACTGAGCAAGGCTGGGCAGTCCCAGACGTGGTCATCATTCAAGCCGAGGCCTTTGCAGACAAGCCTGATTCTTACGGAGCTGTGTATTCGCTCGTTTGTATCAAGAAGGTATCTTGACTTATCGCATTTCGATTGGCGGTCAGTTGGCCTATACAGACCTGGTGTACGAACTGTTTGGCCAGAGAGTTTGTAGAGGAGACCTGGAGCTTTACTTATTGTCCCAAGGCCCCAAGGTCTAAAGGGGCGGTTGTTCTCGTAGATTGGGTTGATCGCCCACTGGcgtttcttcgtcttctctctcctcttcctcgactTTATACTGAGTTTTGAGGGGGTTTTGTGGTAGAATTTGTTGGATAACTGATGCCCTTGTTTGTATGTATTTGCTGTTTGCCTTAGTTGCCTATAAGCAGGAAGCCTGGTTAGGCAGCTATAGGCAATCTTGATAGGTGAATGCCTGAGgactattataaatagtcCTCTCTTTCCGTAGCTAGCTTAGAAGAATCAAGCCTTTCCTTTTCACTAACTGAATTTGAAGTTCTGGAAGAAGCATCGTTCTAGTGCAGGGAGGTCGAACTCAACCCCAATTGAGGCCAGTTGGTCCATCATCCCTATCTCGAAGTCAGTCTCTAAGAACATGGTTGTTGAGTATAAGCCGTATGGAATCCTCACATGCAAGTGTGATGTTTGACATGCCCTGGTCTTCCCATCCGCCACCACAGTTACCATGATTCCCAGGAAACCATACCTGCCTGAGATCCGTTGTGTATTTGTTCTCCGGGAGCCTCTCCCAGACTGCTGGTGTGAAGGGGGGTCTTGTTTCATCTAGGGCGAGGGCCTGGAACGCATGTTCAATTCTATCTGACAGATTTGTGTCATGCCACTTGAATGTAAGAAGCTGGTCAGCAATCCGAGTTCTTGAAGATTTGGAGGTGAGACTTATTCATCATTGTCGGCACGAATTCCCAGTTTCTCCAGCCATAAAACTCTAGGAATTCCGAGGCTACCCACGGTATCCCAGACACCCACTgctttgatggtgatgatgtcacCTTGTCCTTCACTCCGCCTCACACGAGTGTAGCCGAGTTGTTCCAAGCGAGCCCTGTAAACGTCCGCAGCGTCCTCTCCTTTGGGTTTATCAGGGAATGGAATGTTAGGGAATGGATCTTCATAATCATAGTCCATCCAATGCTGCATATCTTTGAAGATAGGGTAGAAGAACTCAACGCCCTCCCGTGTGAGTAGGCCTAAATTGCCAATCATACCTGCCACAGACCGGACTGTGAAAGCACCTCGGGAGAAACCAACGAGTATtatctcatcgccatccatATAGTTGGAACATAGAAACGAATATGTTTCCCGCATACGCTAGAAGAAATGGTTAGCCAACATTCTTCATTATGATGCTCCAACACCCTCCCTCACCTCTGCGAGTCCCATACCAAAAGCACCGCCAGTAATACTATCGAGTACGTTGCTCCCTGTACCAACACCTGACTCATAGTTGACAACTTGAAGCTTGCCATCGCTGCACCTCTTCTCAAAGCAACGGGATATTCGAGTAACGTTGGAAGGTATCTGAAGAGAACCCTCTTTTCTTAGCAAGCCGGCTTCTTCGTAGCCATTGTCACTATCCATCCAGGTGCCATCGCAGCAAGCGATTAACCGCTTGATGGTCTTAGGGGTAGTCTCTGTCGCCATCGTCGAGATACAACCGCCCGTGGGACCGTGTGTTTCAGACACCAAGGAAATAAGGAGAGAAGGTATTCGTTAATCGATGGTAACGATGCAGACGTTCAGTGCGGCAGCTTCGACCATCAAATAAGGCCAGAACGGCAGAAAGCAATGAACAAGGCTGAAGACTCACAAATGCATCGCCGAGCCGTCAAATGTCGGCTCTGGAGAACTTTACCATCCATGAGATAATTTAAGCGACAGGCCAAGACCATCCCCGGTCTCAACTACAGGGCTGAGGCTCGCGAGATTACATAGGTAGTGTACAGTCAGACGATGATCCAAGTGTTAATTTCAACCTTCCTGTATGTAAGCCAAGGTCGCAGCAAAAGTACTTCATTCGATGTCGCTAGTTTAATTCAATTGCAAGACTACCTAATCAAAGTCAGCGAATGGCTCTTACAACCCAGCTCTTATTGTACAGGAGCttggggaggaaagaaaacacaggtCCTTAatcctaaataataaaaaacttaggtaatatagcctaagcttaaGATGACTtttactaaatttattttgataccttacagtaaggtttgctgttttcttgccccccgaggAGGAGATATCCATGGCACACAGTTGGGGTCCGAAGCAATGCAAGCTGTTGCTTACTGCCTGTTTACCTACTAAAGAGGGCAAACACGGCGACTTGAGCCTTGTCCAACAAGATCCCGACCCACCTAATGCGTAAGGGCTAATTTGCTATGTATTTCAGTGATCAGCTCCGATGATCTTGTCCCTGGGTCTATGCCAGACTAGCCCAGTACAAACCTCAGCCCTTACTCCTGTTGGTCAGCATTCTTAGATACATTCGTTCAGTTTTCGCTCCAACCCGAATTCTGTGCACAGCCACAACACCCTGAAAGAAAATATGTAGGCTCAAAGTGCGATGATCAGTTTAAGAACTCATGACTGGTGGCAGTGTGAGCTTGCGCCATGTGTCACAATTTTGTCTTTACTCACTTACATAGGTAGTTAGTATGTATATTGGATATTGCGACAAGAAATCGACGTCCTACACGGACCAATAGATTCACTCCAAAGTGAACTCACCTCTGAAGGATATCATAAATACCTTCTAACGGATTGTTTCGGCCGTTGCCTTGTCCAGGAAACGTAGTCAGGAGGATCGCATAATCTGATTATTCCGCCATGCCACTGTAATAATATGATGCTGCCATGGCACGGTATAACCAGTGACAGGGGCTCTGTCTCAAAGAACAAAGTACGGTTTGGCATTGATTGAGAAAGAAGCTTAGTGAATATATTCAGATATGTCTCCAGCTGAGACATACAAGTATTGTATTTATACAGTATCTTACAGCACAACTTCATTTCTTACTGCTCTACTTTTCATTTCGCTgattctcagcatcaagacCTTCTCTCAACCACCCCGGCACAAAAGCCTTAACCTTTACTCTATTGCGGCTTTCCTCCTCGCCCCAATCTAGGACAAACTCGTCCTCGGGGTTGAAAGCCCCCGACGCCGCATCTCCCGGCAGTGTCACATCAGTCATGATCTCGAGGCGGCACAGCCCGAGCCCAATGTTTCCCACACCCTTGAGCCACTTGCCGGCACTTCGACCTCTTTTCTCAAATCGTCCGATGCTTGTGTCTCGTGGTATCATGTCTGTAGTCACGCTCTCAAGAGAAGACGTTATATCGTCCGCGTGATACTGAAGTGTTGTCGGCGGTGCATGCTCCATTTCGTAGACTACACAGGGCAGAATGCGTTTGCGAACTACACCACGATGTCTGGTGCGGATTGTAAGTTCCTGGCCAACATAGCAGCCTTTGTGGAAATCGATTCCTTTCATAATATCCATATTCGTTTCCTGAGGAAGAGCATGCTCTCGAGATATCTCATCCTGACCTTCGGGAATGCCATTTAAGTATCTTCGTATTGTGTAAGCTTCCTGAGTGCTTGGTTCGAGATCGAACTGGGGAGGGTGCTGATCCAGTTGCAGTAGCCGATACCCGAGACCGGGGGCTCTTGGATCCTGGAGAGAAAAGTTGGCCGACTTGACGATTGAGTTAGAGTTCGCAGAATTTGAGTCGTCCCACGCATGCCAAACTGTCGCCTCATCATTTTCCAATAAGCGAACGGCTAGCTTTGCTCTGAGCTTGTAACGTTTGATATGTTTCGCGAGCGTCGACGCTTGGTCTGCATCAACTTCAATCAGATATCCTGGCTCCTCGgccgaagctcttgaagtATTGTGATTCGGGTAGATGAACACATCGTAAAGTACTCTGCCAGTCGCAGTCAAAAAAGCGGCATAGAACCCATCACTCCTCGGTTTTCCGTCCTTCGTGGTCACGTTGGCAGTCACAATTCCCTGCAGAAACTTTGCTGAGTCTGGGCCGGTGACGGATATGAGCCTTCGTGAAGTCAACGATGTGTATCCAGAAAGAGGCGGTGGGGGAGGAGAAAGCGAAGTCGCGTATTGGCGCCGTTGCAGCCGGTAAGTACGGCATGTGAAGCCCGGAGAAAGATCGTGAGCGAGGGCTCGCCTCGGGAGAAGTCGCATGATAGCAAATGTGCGGTTCTATCAAGACGTCGACATGTTTTACACTGAAAAGGCAACTGATTTGATTTGCGAAAAGCTACACAATGACGTACTGACAACGCTTGGTCCGTGCATTCGGCTCGCTCGCGGACTTCGGACTTTGGCAATCCACGAGAACAGGATCAACATCTATTCCCCAAGTCCGAAGTTTATTATGCGGAGGAGATTACTGCTTATCCTTGTTCCCGAGATCCAGGGGATTGTCTTTGGACATgattaataactaatagctCCCGACGAATATCGTGGGTGTATCATCAGAGCGGTCAGCAGTAGCCGCAAGCAACTTATCTTATGTTGTCAGCAATATTTCCGAGAACTCTGAGATCTGCAATGGATTTAATAGCCAAGAGATAGTACTTAGAGGATGCTCTTGTCCAATACATATCGTGAATGCTAGCCCATTGACTGGCTGGCCTCATACCGCGTTGCCTCCCAGCAGGTCAGCAGGTCACCCCCAAGACTGGCAATAGATAACATTCAAATAGCGTGCTGTTGATCAGCAGACCCCTATGTTAGACTCAGCATCAActagtatataaagcttatcAAACCCGCATGGTTTGCTCCCGCAGTCCCGATAACAGAAGGTCTATTACCTAGGTAAGCGTTTCGGCATGAGATCAAGTCTATCTCGGTCACACAGGCCACTTCCCCGGACTTATCTGAACCCCAGTGGCCTGATATCTGAAAAGCCAATGAGACGCGGTCCTGACGTCCGATTTCCGGCCCGGGATTGCTCGGAGAGAGAAGCGGAAAGATGTGGGCCATCTTCAGGTCCTGTGACCGACCAACGCCGGCCGATGCGACGCCGTGACTCCAATAATGTCCGTATCGGACCTTGTGTGAATTTTATCGAcaggtactaaggtagtcTGGCCCGCAAAGAGTTACAGATTTGATACAGAGAACGCGCAACATAGACCCAGAAAACGCATAACGTTCCATGAAGAAGCTATGTGTTAAATAATTGCATGTATTTGACGATTTCACCATTCTCTCATACGATTCTTGCATTCTGATGCTGAGTTTTGTAGCATACGCGTATGCGTAACGAGCGATAATGAGCGATAAGGAGTGGAAAGGGCCTATCTGGTCTTATCAATCTCATGATCTGTGATCTTCCATCGGACCCCGGTTTCCCCCCAAACTCCTTCTAGAGATCGACTTTTAGCTCAACGGCCAATGCTTCCGAACACGAAGGCTGAAGCTtccccttcttctcagctaCGTGGTTATTGTGAAGAAGACCGTGCATAATCATACACAATGCCATGGCAAACAGTCCAGACACTTCGCTTAAGCAGGAAGCAGTCAATTCTCCTTTACCGCCTCTATCAAGCCAGTAAGGGGCTACTTGGGCTCATTCATTCGCAAACCGAGTCGATAATGGTGCATAGTACGTGCTTTGAAATCTTACTcctctaggggaggaaagaaaacaaaggaCCCCAAgcctaaatgacaaaaagacttaggtaatgtagcctaagtttaggatgactttttgctaagtttattttgacaccccacAGTAAGGtccgctgttttcttgcccccccgAGGGCTCCTGTAGGATGTCCTATCCAGTGCTGTCCTGCCAGGTCAGCCGTCGGTGAGAGACCCAGAAGCGGTCAGCTCAGCTTGCTTGAGCAAGACACGCCCTGGGCCCTTGCATGGTGAATGGTATGTACCTGAGATTATGGGGCCACGAGCCTCTCGGCtaagaaagccaagaaggcaaCGAGAGGATATTAGTGGGTAACGAGATCGAGTGGCCGGGAAACGTGTTCATGAATCTAAggaataagaaagaaaactcgcGTCCCTTCTTTCTCAGGTCCGCCTCATCGTGATCCATCGGACAGGAGAATTCATAAGTTTATTGGGCGTCTCGACCCTGCCCAAGGTAACTAATGGAGCCCTGACCCGGCAGTACGTATGTAAGGTTTTAAAGAGTTCGACTCCAAGCGGAGGGCGACCCGCGTACGCAAATTTTGAGCATGGTTCTATCCTTGTTCACGATTGAGTTGTCTATGTCGACGTTTCGTAAGATATTTGAAAATTCTGAAGAAAACCACCACTTGTGGAACGCTAGATCCAGTTGGACCCATTTGAGGCTCGATGCGGCGACGGCTGGTGGGGGATGATGAAAAATCACTGTTAGTGGAAGATCCAAGCATAAAAAGATTGTAACATTGGGCATTGAATGACTCCTCAGGGATGTTTTGATAGTTCCGCCAAGCCTGTACTCGtaagtccttcttcttcagccaaggGATGGAAATGGCGGGCGGGCTATACGGCCTGGGCGGTTTCGTCCGTCTGTGGTTTTTGCCAGggcctcttcttttcttctcctctcctgcGCCCTGGCGTCGTCGTTTCCAGCCATCGGGGCTTGGTAATGTCCGCTGATAGTCTTGTCGTGATTGATGTCAAACGAGCCTTTCTTCGACTACGTACTGCTATGTCGCTGACATCCATAGCAAGAATGGAGAATTGAATGTCTCCGCTGACAAAACCCCGACCGTTATAGACGCCCTAATGTGTACAGTTCATGTATTGTGATTGGGTATCACAAACCCTGATGGTTGGGACGTCAAGATCTTTGATGATGGGCGGGCCTGGCTGATGAATCATTCACCGCAATCGAAGGGGGGAAAACCATAGAGTAAAAGGGGCGTGCATTAGAGGAGTCGGTGTAGCACTGCCAAGGTTCCGCACGCCCTTGACGGGTCTCACGGGCACCGCCTGTTGGTCGCAAAGACACCCCGATCGGACTTGGGCTTGCGACCGATCCCGATACTCTCAGTTATCACGAAATTTTTACCGCTGATAAGGATATCGACCGGCGAGTATGGTGTCAACGCCGGTAACCATTCATGATAGCCGGCTGCTGACCGAGGCATAGCATAGCAAGGTTCACAATTTGCAAGGAGATTCAAGATTGATATGATAGTTTTCAATGTTTTTTCTTATTTGTTTTTTGGGCTAATGAAAGCCTCTTTTGCTGAGCTATCTACCATTGGGGCGAAGCCTAGAAGGCTGCCACTCAACCGTGTTTCGGGAGCGGACCCAATCATGATGATATCCAATTCCCATCTGTCTGGTACAGTCCCTTCTTTGTCCTTCGTAGAGTGGTGAAATCCTTCTTTGTAATAACACAATGAAATCCGTAAAGTCATATGCTTTGTGACGAAAAGAAAACGCAAAAATGCTTTTTGTTGTATCCAAATCCGTGTGGTATCCCTTTGTATAGTAAACGCCATGCAATGCCGCCATCGCTGTGTACATGAAACAAGTCGCTAAAATCACAAATCAATCATCAAATGAGTTCCCGCTTAGTAGACCGAGATGGCCGACACAAGCCTCGCAGGGTTTCGAGGTGGCAGGTAGTACTCCTCATCATAGAGTGAATTggattcttgttcttgttgcgACTGCTCCTtgacatccttctcatcgaaGGTGAGAATGGACTGAGGCGGCGAAGGGGGCATCGAGTCATCATCAGATGAATCTGAGTCGTGGTCGACAAGCTCGGGTGGTGAGTTGGAGTGGGATGGTGTTCGAACCAACTCTAGCTGAGCATAgtcttcctcaagatcatcatcttccatgTCTTCGTCGAGCTCGATATGTGTGATTCGTGGGCTCATGGGCTTGGCGGGAAGAGAAGTATTGGCCATCTCAATATCGTCATCCTCTGAATCGTAGTCGTCGGAATCCGAAGAGTCCGAGTCGtagtcatcctcatcctcttcttcgacgaTGTTGTCGGCCCATTGCACCCTTCGTTCTTGCTGGGCATTGGTTGCTCCTCGAACAGATTGGTTGAACCATCGTTCTTGTTCTCGCTCAGCGTCGGCAAGCTCGAGCATCAGAGAATCGAGGAGGTTAGCGTGACCGACAAGCAGTCGAAGGTCATGATCTGGCTGAGCAGCCTCACGCGAGAGCTTGGCTCGGGCCTTGTGGGCGAGGTAGTAGGTTTGTGTGATAGACATGTTCTTCTTTAGCGTGGACtgttggagagaagaagtcttGGAGGCAGTTGGCCTATGAATAGAagtggttgttgttgttgtagtCGACATGTTGAAAAAGAGGGCCCAGATAAGGTAGGGGTCTTTGTCCTATGTATATAATGGCGGTTTGATGTTGTGAGTCAAGGCAGCGATCCCGATTGCGGCAGGCTTGAGGTTAGCGGCAGGGATGTCGGCTGTGGTGACAATGACTTGTGGGATTAGGTGATAAGGTGCTAGTCGAGTCCGTGGGTTTGTCTGAGACGACTGTGGAGATAGTTGACCTTGATAGAAGCTTTTGAGGCTTATTAGTAGTTGCTGTGATGATGCTGTGTTTATCTGATTGATGTTGTGAGAGAGATGAATCTTGGAACGGGGGGGACTCCGAATCTTTTTAACTCCAGTGATCCTTTACGGACTTTTCATGTTGTCTCACGGGTGTGGCATGGGATTATGAGTTATGCCCGACACGCCGCTAAGCGGACTTTGCGCACGCGGACCCGAGGAGTGCGAGAAATGTCCACAGTCCCCATTGCAAAGCAAGGGCCAAGGTTCAAAGGGTGTGTGGCTTAGTGATGATTGACATGGATATGGGTGTGTGTGGACGGATGACTCTTAGACACCGCGAAGCCGCGAAGCTTAGAAAGATCCACCCAAAAGGCTGCCACGGCACATCGATTTGCACAGGGCCCCTGTACCTTTCTGTCTTTTCATACTGGATGACATGACTGACGACACGTCTCGTCTATCCCGCAGCGAAACATCCCCGTCCGCGGCCCCGATGGAGCGGGCGGACGTTACGGAAGTCCATGTCAATCCCCGGGCTTGGGTACCTCAGTCAGGCCGCTACTTGACGGCCATGGCGCAGGTACCTCCTGTATTATGTGTACCCGAACTGGGCAGGCGGAGGTTCACTGCCCTGGATTCTTCCATGCCGTGTCCCTCAATAGGTACTTTGTTAGAGTTATCACAGCGACTGCATCTTCCGGCTAGGTATCAATACCTGCTACCAGTACCACTCTCAATCTTACTGGCAGTCTTACACTTCCTCTCCTCAATGGCGCAACAACCCCATTACTTTCACCATAACTCAGATCGAAACATGCTCGACTGTAAGGTAAGCACTGCCAGCACACGCCTGGAGTCGCAATTTCACACAGGGCTGGCGTGGGCGATTCATAATCGCAGGCTGTTT
Coding sequences within:
- a CDS encoding related to 2-amino-3-carboxylmuconate-6-semialdehyde decarboxylase, whose translation is MSSSSSRVVDIHTHMYPPSYIKILESRSHIPLVRKFSQAPDPRLILLEAEVKALEEATQNPEAKPPGRPLTSHYASLAQKLHFMDTHRIDISVISLANPWLDFLSPSESGAIAQSVNEEFSRMCSDHPGRLFFFGTLPLTAALETVLASIEHLRILRYCRGVILGTSGLGKGLDDPDLLPIFEALATTGLTVFLHPHYGLPNDVWGPRASAEYGHVLPLALGFPMETTIAVARMYLAGVFDKVPELRMILAHSGGTLPFLAGRIESCIMHDGQLLREGKLNKGRRTVWEVLREQIYLDAVIYSEVGLKAAVQASGADRLMFGTDHPFFPPLSTDEQGEWESVSLNAEAIALAVGQDTGDFKNVMGMNAVKVLRLDAES
- a CDS encoding related to Putative transferase CAF17, mitochondrial, whose product is MRLLPRRALAHDLSPGFTCRTYRLQRRQYATSLSPPPPPLSGYTSLTSRRLISVTGPDSAKFLQGIVTANVTTKDGKPRSDGFYAAFLTATGRVLYDVFIYPNHNTSRASAEEPGYLIEVDADQASTLAKHIKRYKLRAKLAVRLLENDEATVWHAWDDSNSANSNSIVKSANFSLQDPRAPGLGYRLLQLDQHPPQFDLEPSTQEAYTIRRYLNGIPEGQDEISREHALPQETNMDIMKGIDFHKGCYVGQELTIRTRHRGVVRKRILPCVVYEMEHAPPTTLQYHADDITSSLESVTTDMIPRDTSIGRFEKRGRSAGKWLKGVGNIGLGLCRLEIMTDVTLPGDAASGAFNPEDEFVLDWGEEESRNRVKVKAFVPGWLREGLDAENQRNEK